The Asticcacaulis excentricus CB 48 genome includes a window with the following:
- a CDS encoding FecR family protein, which translates to MMDRPQTADEWFVRLNSGLPASPEDDAAFRLWLSEDPLNEKAYRDCQMRWMQLGAIGQSPEILARRASALKAAAGTHSRRDWLRWAGGGVAAAVTGGVVYAGFAPSRAWAKYATGVGQRLTVPLSDGSELTLAPLSRVRARFADGKRTIELQDGQIFVRAARKTTPLTVKAGACTISGSGCQLQVTHDAGKAEVLVADGGAKVTAQGGRTRQLWSGQKLDGDMATARVQAVDVRVATEWRMGRLVFSDQPLSEVVADFNRYSVEQFTIADPSLGTLRLSGSFRYDGVEDFPQALESVLGLSVEPDGANRWRITSR; encoded by the coding sequence ATGATGGATAGACCTCAAACAGCCGACGAATGGTTCGTCCGCCTGAATTCAGGCCTTCCCGCTTCGCCAGAGGACGATGCGGCGTTCCGGCTGTGGCTGTCCGAAGACCCTTTGAATGAAAAGGCCTACCGCGACTGTCAGATGCGCTGGATGCAACTGGGCGCGATAGGTCAATCGCCCGAGATTCTGGCGCGTCGCGCCAGCGCCTTGAAAGCCGCCGCCGGAACCCATAGCCGCCGCGATTGGCTCCGATGGGCCGGGGGCGGGGTGGCCGCCGCCGTCACGGGGGGCGTGGTCTATGCCGGGTTTGCGCCATCGCGCGCCTGGGCGAAATACGCCACCGGGGTCGGGCAGAGGCTGACCGTGCCGCTGTCTGATGGCTCTGAGCTGACCCTGGCCCCGCTGAGCCGGGTCCGCGCCCGCTTTGCCGATGGAAAACGAACCATCGAATTGCAGGACGGCCAGATTTTCGTCCGTGCCGCGCGCAAGACGACGCCTTTGACAGTGAAGGCCGGGGCCTGCACGATCAGCGGATCGGGTTGTCAGTTGCAGGTTACACATGATGCGGGCAAGGCTGAGGTGTTGGTTGCCGACGGTGGCGCGAAGGTGACAGCGCAGGGCGGCCGGACGCGCCAGCTGTGGTCGGGCCAGAAGCTGGACGGCGATATGGCGACCGCGCGCGTGCAGGCGGTGGATGTCCGCGTGGCGACCGAATGGCGCATGGGGCGGCTGGTCTTCAGCGATCAGCCCCTTTCCGAGGTGGTAGCTGATTTCAACCGCTATTCCGTCGAGCAGTTCACCATTGCCGATCCGTCGCTGGGTACGTTGCGCCTATCGGGTTCGTTCCGCTATGACGGCGTCGAGGATTTTCCGCAGGCGCTGGAAAGCGTGCTGGGCCTATCGGTCGAGCCGGATGGCGCGAACCGCTGGCGCATCACGTCGCGCTGA
- a CDS encoding RNA polymerase sigma factor, with protein MSNSCPATTNPTVAHFDTLVRRLRNPLMRFFTRRTGSSADAEELVQELFVRLLRRQDLLALENVDGYVFETAANLIRDKARRDIVRASDRHDDVTGLSLATDAPSAEDSLVSRQRLARLIKALDTLPPRAQAIVMLRRFEEMSYAEIGKKLGISVSAVEKHMVRAMDALKLIDSLVD; from the coding sequence ATGAGCAACTCATGCCCGGCGACAACAAACCCTACGGTCGCTCATTTTGATACCTTGGTTCGACGTCTGCGCAACCCGTTAATGCGCTTTTTTACACGTCGTACGGGTTCATCTGCAGACGCGGAGGAACTGGTGCAGGAGTTGTTTGTGCGACTTCTGCGCCGTCAGGATTTGCTTGCGCTTGAAAATGTGGATGGCTATGTCTTTGAGACGGCAGCCAATCTCATACGAGACAAGGCTCGTCGGGACATTGTTCGCGCATCCGACCGGCACGACGACGTAACTGGCTTATCTCTTGCTACAGATGCGCCATCGGCAGAGGATAGCCTGGTCTCGCGTCAAAGGTTGGCCCGTCTTATCAAAGCGCTTGACACTCTGCCACCACGTGCACAGGCCATCGTCATGCTACGACGGTTCGAGGAGATGAGTTACGCTGAGATCGGCAAAAAGCTGGGTATTTCGGTCAGCGCCGTTGAAAAACACATGGTCAGGGCTATGGATGCCCTGAAACTCATCGATTCGCTCGTCGACTGA
- a CDS encoding TonB-dependent receptor domain-containing protein codes for MVTTAIAGVTTVQSAMAQSTATQALEETKEIVVTGTRNRNVGGLAVDQSVTKTRSSITEEFIEKQAPGSILEAINILPGVNFSDQTATGSVGGDITLRGFDQQRIAFMLDGMPLNDTGNYAYYPTMNPDSEIYSKVDVNLGTTDVDSPTASAGGGTITYQTRRPSKAFGVSAKATLGTNDYSRQYVQVDTGEFGPWGTTAFVAVSNLNSNQFKGIGTEDRKQINGRIYQSLGGSDFASVAFYYNETRNNAVYNSSLATINAGNWSEAYASTIGTVSNSISSGSSGYYGYRINPTNNGNIRAQFKKHLTDKLVFTFDPSFQYTLADGGTQVSTLTESTGVLSMVGSSYVWNELKGYDANHDGVVSTTAYKVFSPSVTETRRTTVNSSLIWYIDPHNTLRVAYTYDHGNHRQTGRVSFLEGGQWIGDVFSEDSSLWVYGKNGEEIQKRNRQSYANLKQFAITYGGSFFDDKLKVDLGVRVPDFERELNNYCNQISSSTAYCAKDPGTKLVYTGTVTQITAKAPASWTVSYDKTLPNLGVSYKIADHQTIYTSYAETISAPRTDSLYDRLSLDLQPEISKTIDLGYRYSSPNVSGAIALWKTDFDHRVETAWDEEIGASVATDVGKARMKGINAEIGFTPVKGLDLYASSSYTDTEMLENVYYSATAYNPTKGKKLGKVPSVMHAVNLSYETGKWDFNVNGKYTGKRYASLANGDAAPGYTVWNANVSYDLGQVGPVKDAYLRLNVKNLFNEKYISAISTGNVFYDSGNYFWIGAPITTMVTLGTKF; via the coding sequence ATGGTCACAACGGCGATTGCCGGTGTGACCACTGTTCAGAGTGCAATGGCGCAGTCCACCGCGACACAAGCCCTGGAAGAAACCAAAGAAATCGTCGTTACGGGAACGCGAAACCGAAATGTCGGCGGTTTGGCGGTTGATCAGAGCGTGACCAAGACGCGGTCCTCCATCACCGAAGAGTTTATCGAAAAGCAGGCCCCCGGCTCCATTCTGGAAGCCATCAATATACTGCCGGGCGTCAACTTCTCGGACCAGACAGCAACGGGATCCGTCGGCGGCGACATCACCCTGCGTGGCTTCGATCAGCAGCGCATCGCCTTTATGCTTGACGGTATGCCGCTCAACGACACGGGCAACTACGCCTATTATCCGACGATGAATCCGGACTCGGAGATCTATTCCAAGGTTGATGTGAACCTTGGCACCACTGATGTCGATAGCCCGACGGCGTCGGCCGGCGGCGGCACCATCACCTATCAGACGCGTCGTCCGTCCAAGGCGTTTGGCGTATCTGCCAAGGCGACCCTTGGGACCAATGACTATTCGCGTCAGTACGTTCAGGTGGACACTGGTGAGTTTGGCCCGTGGGGTACGACGGCCTTTGTGGCGGTTTCGAACCTTAATTCCAACCAGTTCAAAGGCATTGGCACCGAAGACCGCAAGCAGATCAACGGCCGCATCTATCAGTCGCTGGGGGGTAGCGATTTCGCTTCGGTGGCCTTTTATTATAATGAGACCCGCAATAACGCGGTCTATAATAGCTCTTTAGCGACCATCAATGCAGGCAACTGGTCCGAAGCCTATGCCTCGACGATTGGCACTGTGTCCAACTCGATCTCGTCGGGTTCCTCCGGTTATTATGGCTATCGTATCAATCCGACGAACAACGGCAATATCCGCGCCCAGTTCAAGAAGCATCTGACCGACAAACTGGTCTTCACCTTCGACCCCAGCTTCCAGTACACGCTGGCCGACGGCGGCACGCAGGTTTCGACCCTGACGGAGTCAACTGGTGTACTGTCGATGGTCGGCTCCAGCTATGTCTGGAATGAACTGAAGGGCTATGATGCCAACCACGACGGCGTGGTCTCCACAACGGCCTACAAGGTCTTTTCACCCAGCGTGACCGAAACCCGCCGCACGACGGTCAATTCGTCGCTTATCTGGTACATCGACCCCCACAATACGTTGCGGGTGGCCTACACCTACGACCACGGCAATCACCGTCAGACGGGTCGCGTCAGCTTCCTCGAAGGTGGGCAATGGATCGGTGACGTCTTCTCCGAAGACTCGTCACTGTGGGTCTATGGCAAAAACGGCGAAGAAATCCAGAAGCGCAATCGTCAGTCCTACGCCAACCTCAAGCAGTTCGCCATCACCTATGGCGGTTCGTTCTTCGATGACAAGCTGAAGGTCGATCTGGGCGTGCGCGTTCCGGATTTTGAGCGCGAGCTCAACAACTATTGTAACCAGATTTCGTCTTCGACTGCCTACTGCGCGAAAGACCCGGGCACCAAGCTGGTCTATACCGGCACCGTGACGCAGATCACCGCCAAGGCCCCGGCAAGCTGGACCGTATCCTACGACAAGACGCTGCCGAACCTGGGGGTCAGCTATAAGATCGCCGACCATCAGACGATCTATACGAGCTATGCCGAAACCATCTCGGCCCCACGCACGGACTCCCTGTATGACAGGTTGTCGCTCGATCTTCAGCCGGAAATCTCCAAAACTATCGATCTGGGCTACCGCTACTCATCACCGAACGTGTCGGGTGCAATCGCCCTGTGGAAGACCGACTTCGACCATCGCGTCGAAACGGCATGGGATGAGGAGATCGGTGCCTCGGTGGCGACGGATGTGGGTAAGGCCCGTATGAAGGGGATCAATGCCGAAATTGGCTTCACCCCGGTCAAGGGGCTCGATCTCTACGCCTCGTCGTCCTACACCGACACCGAGATGCTGGAAAATGTTTACTACTCCGCCACGGCCTACAATCCGACCAAGGGGAAGAAGCTGGGCAAGGTGCCGTCGGTTATGCACGCGGTCAATCTCAGCTATGAAACCGGCAAGTGGGACTTTAACGTCAACGGCAAATATACCGGCAAGCGCTACGCCTCTCTGGCCAATGGCGATGCGGCACCGGGTTACACGGTCTGGAATGCCAATGTCAGCTATGACCTTGGTCAGGTCGGGCCGGTGAAAGACGCCTATCTTCGCCTGAATGTGAAAAACCTGTTCAACGAGAAGTACATCTCGGCCATTTCGACGGGCAATGTCTTCTACGACTCCGGCAACTACTTCTGGATCGGTGCTCCGATCACCACCATGGTGACCCTCGGCACAAAGTTCTGA
- the tnpC gene encoding IS66 family transposase, producing the protein MIRPPLRPLSDKEKDALIAEQAELLRQQGAMIEDLVRRLKDLEQRGGKPRKTSKNSHQPPSSDGPGKPNRSGGGGKKPRPSRPGVSRRLAETPNRTERVFASECRHCYADVSGLSQHVRCRYDHIDLPPIQPVVTRVELMGGRCRCGKRFRAPAPQSMPTGSPFGPGIRSLVMYLHHSHHVSFERLSRIMSELFGLKISEGGIGNIFKSLKGKMATACEAITAKLRTASIVASDETTTRVSGVTQWQWSFSSEKAVLHKIAPSRAKSVPQDVMAGHYPDVWVSDRYGGQQELAKDHQVCLAHVLRDIQYAIDSGDSVFAPKIRDHLRWCIRVGKRRPDLKDNTLRAYAARADDKLDQLLALPAAHPAGAYLKKQIKGWRTKFFVFMTNRNVPQTNNISEREIRPSVVFRKVTNGFRSQWGADIHAGYRSITGTARLSGETPYAAIRRLVDGNFSLA; encoded by the coding sequence ATGATTCGACCTCCGCTTCGCCCTCTTTCAGATAAAGAAAAAGACGCGCTAATTGCGGAACAGGCCGAACTTCTGCGCCAGCAAGGGGCGATGATCGAGGATTTGGTCAGGCGCCTGAAAGACCTTGAACAACGTGGCGGCAAGCCGCGCAAGACGTCGAAAAATTCACATCAACCGCCATCGAGCGATGGGCCTGGCAAACCGAACCGGTCTGGTGGCGGCGGGAAGAAGCCGCGGCCGTCGCGCCCGGGCGTTTCGCGCCGATTGGCCGAGACACCGAACCGAACGGAGCGGGTTTTTGCGTCGGAATGTCGGCATTGCTACGCCGATGTCTCGGGGCTTTCCCAACATGTCCGTTGTCGCTACGACCATATTGATCTGCCGCCCATCCAGCCCGTGGTGACGCGGGTCGAGTTGATGGGAGGTCGTTGCCGGTGCGGGAAACGCTTTCGAGCCCCTGCGCCGCAATCCATGCCAACAGGTTCGCCGTTCGGCCCGGGCATCCGTTCGCTGGTCATGTATCTGCATCATTCCCATCACGTCAGCTTCGAACGACTTTCGCGGATTATGAGTGAATTGTTCGGCCTGAAGATATCCGAAGGCGGTATCGGCAATATTTTCAAAAGCCTCAAAGGCAAGATGGCAACGGCCTGTGAAGCGATCACGGCCAAGCTGCGCACCGCCTCCATCGTCGCGTCCGACGAAACCACCACGCGCGTCAGCGGGGTCACCCAATGGCAATGGAGCTTCTCTTCGGAAAAGGCGGTTTTACATAAAATCGCCCCCAGCCGGGCGAAGTCGGTCCCGCAGGACGTCATGGCCGGTCATTATCCGGACGTTTGGGTGAGCGATCGGTATGGTGGCCAGCAAGAGTTGGCGAAAGACCACCAGGTCTGCCTCGCTCATGTTTTGCGCGATATCCAATATGCCATCGACAGTGGTGACAGTGTCTTCGCTCCAAAGATCCGGGATCATCTGCGATGGTGCATCCGGGTTGGCAAACGACGTCCGGATCTGAAAGACAACACACTACGCGCTTACGCCGCCAGGGCCGATGACAAACTTGATCAGCTTCTGGCATTACCGGCGGCCCATCCCGCGGGCGCGTATCTGAAAAAGCAGATCAAAGGTTGGCGGACAAAGTTCTTCGTCTTCATGACCAATCGAAATGTGCCGCAGACCAACAATATCTCGGAACGCGAGATCAGACCCTCCGTCGTCTTCCGCAAAGTGACCAACGGCTTCCGATCCCAATGGGGGGCCGACATCCATGCAGGCTACAGGTCCATCACAGGAACCGCACGCCTCAGCGGCGAAACCCCCTATGCAGCCATCCGCAGACTCGTCGACGGAAACTTCAGCCTCGCGTAG
- a CDS encoding TonB-dependent receptor domain-containing protein — protein MPRVAFKTTLMACCAAVSVIAVIAAPVHAQTASMAFRIEGQPLDQALIEFARAADVQVLFTPELVRGKRAGAVSGTLSPREALATLLNGTGVGIRSVSADGRTFSLGATDVAGAEPEVVVVTALKRTAAIAKVPAAVVAINGTDIRERGIVGADGLVDEIPGVSINYSTGGTGYGLLSIRGIGGADDYKPNGSPSVALHVDGIYQTSNAYVGMPLFDLERIEVLKGPQGTLYGRNTTAGVINAITRGPSEAFEGYADVRAGNFDYTRFETAFGGKVSENFGVRLAVMAENGGGFMNGEGAGTLAGFRPTVGGIVQTQVPAVTDPGKREGFGDKDMVAARATFSFDFTPQTNLTVKAFASRDRGDSRQYDRLEKALDNTQFNAGENADPYSFYSQKYFTHAYDIRGLSGTLTHRVKENLNFTVVGGVQSTDRTDGGNGDGSPYPGYEYAFDEKLSQASLEMRLSDDNGGKFDWIVGAFYLTDSADFDSTWTSFTVRSVYDNNHKQRRNSFAVFGQADYNVTEKLRLSGGLRFTRDTVDYKGQNIDHNPWGISIYNSTFATVSGFSWDRDFEDDNLSGRLTAQYFVNDNFNLFASASTGYRGGGFDGTSIMTLEETYPFESETVTAYEAGARWYKGRFRASLDVFSYKFKNLQATTRLANDTNGRTNVGKAETSGVDLAVGVRLFDGQTQKLDLDLSAAFLDSEITEYISRRAADVAATVGDPLPGAPDVTANLSLKHQVAFTGGWYLTSRLTVAHHGEESNRLNALPNNTAEPYTLTNVHVELASPASWSVYAFGKNVTDEVYFPELNGAARLVGAPATYGVGLRYRF, from the coding sequence ATGCCCCGCGTCGCATTCAAAACTACTCTGATGGCCTGCTGCGCCGCCGTTTCGGTAATCGCCGTTATTGCGGCGCCCGTTCACGCCCAAACCGCCTCTATGGCTTTTCGTATCGAGGGGCAGCCGTTGGATCAGGCCCTGATCGAATTCGCACGCGCCGCCGACGTACAGGTGTTGTTCACGCCGGAACTGGTACGCGGTAAGCGCGCGGGGGCCGTATCGGGGACCCTCTCGCCGCGTGAAGCGCTGGCGACGCTACTTAACGGCACAGGGGTCGGCATCCGCAGCGTCAGCGCCGATGGCCGTACCTTCTCACTAGGTGCGACGGACGTGGCCGGCGCGGAGCCTGAAGTGGTCGTCGTCACCGCACTGAAGCGTACGGCAGCCATCGCCAAGGTGCCGGCGGCCGTCGTCGCCATCAACGGCACGGATATCCGCGAACGTGGCATCGTCGGCGCGGACGGTCTGGTCGACGAAATCCCAGGCGTTTCGATCAACTATTCGACCGGCGGCACGGGCTACGGTCTGCTCAGCATCCGCGGCATCGGCGGTGCCGATGACTATAAGCCAAACGGTTCGCCCTCGGTCGCCCTGCACGTCGACGGCATCTATCAGACCTCGAACGCGTACGTCGGCATGCCTCTGTTCGACCTGGAGCGTATCGAGGTTCTGAAAGGCCCGCAGGGCACCCTCTATGGCCGCAATACGACCGCCGGCGTCATCAACGCCATTACGCGCGGTCCATCGGAAGCCTTCGAAGGTTATGCCGACGTACGTGCCGGTAATTTCGATTATACACGCTTTGAGACGGCCTTCGGCGGCAAGGTCAGCGAGAATTTCGGCGTGCGTCTGGCCGTGATGGCCGAAAACGGTGGCGGCTTCATGAACGGCGAGGGTGCGGGCACGCTGGCCGGGTTTCGCCCCACCGTAGGCGGTATTGTGCAGACTCAGGTGCCTGCCGTCACCGATCCGGGCAAGCGCGAAGGTTTCGGCGACAAGGACATGGTCGCGGCGCGCGCCACCTTCTCGTTCGATTTCACGCCCCAGACCAATCTGACAGTCAAGGCCTTCGCCAGCCGCGACCGGGGCGACAGCCGTCAGTACGACCGTCTGGAAAAGGCGCTCGACAATACGCAGTTCAACGCCGGTGAAAACGCCGATCCGTACAGCTTCTATTCGCAGAAATACTTCACCCACGCCTACGACATCCGTGGCCTGTCGGGTACGCTGACGCACCGCGTGAAGGAAAACCTCAACTTCACCGTGGTCGGCGGCGTGCAATCGACCGACCGCACCGACGGCGGCAATGGCGACGGTTCGCCCTATCCCGGCTATGAGTACGCCTTCGACGAAAAGCTGTCGCAGGCGTCGCTGGAAATGCGTTTGAGCGACGACAATGGCGGCAAGTTCGACTGGATCGTCGGTGCCTTCTACCTGACCGATTCGGCGGATTTCGACTCGACCTGGACCAGCTTCACCGTGCGCTCGGTCTACGATAATAACCACAAGCAGCGCCGCAACTCCTTCGCCGTCTTCGGTCAGGCCGACTACAATGTCACCGAGAAGCTGCGCCTGTCGGGCGGTCTGCGTTTCACGCGCGACACCGTCGATTACAAGGGCCAGAATATCGATCATAACCCCTGGGGCATCTCGATCTATAACTCGACCTTCGCCACCGTGTCGGGCTTTAGCTGGGATCGCGATTTCGAGGACGATAACCTGTCGGGCCGTCTGACAGCGCAGTATTTCGTCAACGACAATTTCAACCTCTTCGCCTCGGCGTCGACCGGCTATCGCGGCGGCGGGTTCGACGGCACCTCGATCATGACGCTTGAGGAAACCTATCCGTTCGAGTCGGAAACCGTCACCGCCTATGAGGCCGGTGCGCGCTGGTACAAGGGCCGCTTCCGTGCCTCGCTGGATGTGTTCTCCTATAAGTTCAAGAATCTGCAGGCGACGACGCGCCTGGCCAACGACACCAATGGCCGCACCAATGTCGGTAAGGCGGAAACCTCGGGTGTCGATCTGGCGGTCGGCGTGCGCCTGTTCGACGGTCAAACCCAGAAGCTCGATCTCGACCTCTCGGCGGCCTTCCTCGACTCGGAAATCACCGAATATATCTCGCGCCGCGCCGCCGACGTGGCGGCCACGGTCGGCGATCCCCTGCCGGGCGCGCCGGACGTCACCGCCAATCTCAGCCTGAAGCATCAGGTGGCTTTCACTGGCGGCTGGTACCTGACGTCGCGCCTGACCGTCGCCCACCACGGCGAGGAGTCGAACCGCCTGAACGCCCTGCCGAACAATACGGCGGAGCCCTATACCCTGACCAATGTCCATGTGGAACTGGCGTCGCCGGCGTCGTGGTCGGTCTATGCCTTCGGCAAGAACGTCACCGATGAGGTCTACTTCCCGGAACTGAACGGGGCCGCCCGTCTGGTCGGGGCCCCGGCGACCTATGGCGTCGGTCTGCGTTACCGCTTCTGA
- a CDS encoding SRPBCC domain-containing protein has protein sequence MSDILWPAGFVPGFTDNYVSNEVIVPGLTSGDVWPFLVQPSLWPSYYDNASDVEIHGGKGPELALGDTFFFRTFGFPVPARVVECVPPVEGQAARIAWHGWAGDVGAEDRLDVHHAWLIEDLSYGRVRILTQETQNGAPARELANARPNPVINGHQDWLNGLVQAARNAKQ, from the coding sequence ATGTCCGATATCCTTTGGCCCGCAGGTTTTGTACCCGGCTTCACTGACAATTACGTTTCTAACGAAGTTATCGTGCCTGGCCTGACAAGCGGCGACGTCTGGCCATTTTTAGTTCAGCCGTCGCTGTGGCCCAGTTATTACGACAATGCCTCTGATGTCGAAATCCATGGCGGTAAGGGCCCTGAACTGGCGCTTGGCGACACCTTCTTCTTTCGCACCTTTGGGTTTCCGGTTCCGGCGCGTGTTGTAGAATGTGTGCCGCCCGTAGAGGGGCAAGCCGCTCGTATTGCGTGGCACGGGTGGGCCGGGGATGTAGGCGCGGAAGACCGTCTGGATGTGCACCACGCCTGGCTGATCGAAGATTTGTCATATGGCCGTGTACGGATACTCACCCAGGAAACCCAAAACGGTGCGCCCGCTCGCGAACTCGCGAATGCAAGACCTAATCCCGTGATCAACGGGCATCAGGACTGGCTGAACGGCCTTGTTCAGGCTGCGCGAAACGCGAAGCAATAA
- a CDS encoding LysR family transcriptional regulator yields MTNINALDLNLLKALDALIDTGSATRAADRLGLSQPAVSGMLTRLRDVFGDPLFVRAQRGLLPTARALELAEPLRRLLTEIEALVQPHRFDPASTQVTFRIAATDYAQTAMVLPLLKELREVAPGLRVAVRPVGANFSDELAAGNLDLALVTPAMTLKSLRARKLFDEDYVCILRAGHPDADHLDIETFCALDHAIMSHDGTQFFGATDRALEQLDRTRRVIATLPNFLVLVNFVRETNTIALVPRRLTHHAEGIIIREPPIQIEGFTKIAAWHERMQHDPAHSWLREKLVDVSSRASQIYGVN; encoded by the coding sequence ATGACTAATATCAATGCGCTCGACCTTAATCTCCTCAAGGCACTTGATGCACTGATTGATACCGGTTCTGCGACCCGGGCCGCGGACCGACTGGGTCTCAGCCAGCCTGCGGTTAGTGGCATGCTGACACGGCTCAGAGACGTTTTCGGTGACCCTCTATTTGTAAGGGCTCAGCGCGGGCTGTTGCCTACAGCGCGGGCGCTTGAACTGGCCGAACCCTTGCGCCGGCTATTAACTGAAATTGAGGCCCTCGTACAACCACATCGCTTCGACCCTGCGAGCACGCAGGTAACCTTTCGTATAGCGGCAACAGATTACGCCCAGACAGCTATGGTCCTTCCCCTTCTCAAAGAGCTTCGGGAGGTTGCCCCTGGACTACGAGTCGCTGTTCGACCTGTCGGTGCCAACTTTTCAGACGAGTTGGCTGCGGGGAATTTGGACCTTGCGCTGGTAACCCCGGCCATGACGCTAAAAAGCCTCAGGGCAAGAAAATTGTTCGATGAGGACTATGTCTGCATTCTTCGCGCCGGTCATCCGGACGCCGACCATCTTGATATTGAGACCTTCTGTGCGCTTGATCATGCGATTATGTCTCACGATGGCACTCAGTTTTTTGGGGCAACGGACAGGGCGCTGGAACAATTGGACCGCACCCGTCGCGTGATTGCAACGCTGCCCAATTTTCTGGTTCTAGTTAATTTTGTAAGAGAAACCAATACCATTGCCCTTGTTCCCCGCAGGCTGACACACCATGCCGAAGGAATAATTATTCGCGAACCCCCCATCCAAATCGAGGGATTCACAAAGATTGCGGCATGGCATGAGCGCATGCAACACGATCCGGCCCACTCTTGGCTGCGAGAGAAGCTCGTCGATGTCTCGTCCAGGGCTTCTCAAATATATGGGGTAAATTGA